The following are from one region of the Plasmodium cynomolgi strain B DNA, chromosome 1, whole genome shotgun sequence genome:
- a CDS encoding hypothetical protein (putative), whose translation MRGTPLGQIAKKNAPSQVLLKSLMNDSSSCCTCRRSYSLFSNKIWTPTEDIIYRKNLDVICQSHVFFYTVLNVDRYSHFLPYVTKSKITDKAEEHFRAFLQIENLFFKESYDSVIRFKVPTTVKVSSADTNLFNHLTTEWIIEEKTGCINVDFYISFRLKNKVYQNFMRMYIQEMGKKILYAFIREARVNSLRNVDMLFRHLLQR comes from the exons ATGAGGGGGACGCCGCTTGGCCAAATTGCCAAGAAGAACGCACCCAGCCAGGTACTCCTCAAAAGTCTAATGAACGACAGTAGCAGCTGCTGCACCTGTAGAAGAAGCTACTCCCTGTTTAGCAACAAAATTTGGACTCCAACTGAGGACATAATATATCGGAAGAACCTCGATGTCATTTGCCAAAGCCATGTGTTCTTCTACACCGTTCTGAATGTAGATCGGTATAGCCACTTTCTACCCTACGTCACG aaaagcaaaataacgGACAAGGCAGAGGAGCACTTCAGGGCCTTCCTCCAAATTGAGAATCTCTTTTTCAAGGAATCATACGACTCAGTCATTCGGTTCAAGGTGCCTACCACCGTCAAG gTCTCCAGCGCAGACACGAACCTGTTTAATCACTTG ACCACAGAATGGAtcattgaagaaaaaacggGCTGCATCAACGTCGACTTTTACATAAGCTTTCGG CTAAAGAACAAGGTTTATCAAAACTTCAtgcgcatgtacatacaagaaatgggaaagaaGATACTCTATGCCTTCATTAGGGAGGCGCGTGTGAACAGCTTGAGAAATGTCGATATGCTGTTCCGGCACCTGCTTCAGCGG